AGCAAAAGTATGGAAACAAGATCTCTTGGGCTGATTTGCTTGTTCTAGCAGGCAATGTGGCCATTGAATCGATGGGGGGCAAGACCTTTGGTTTTGGAGCAGGCCGACCTGACATTTGGCATCCGGAAGAAGACATCTACTGGGGGGCTGAAAAGGAATGGCTAGGGGATCACCGTTACACGGGAGATCGGGAGCTGGAGAATCCACTGGCTGCGGTACAGATGGGTCTGATCTACGTGAACCCGGAAGGTCCAAACGGGAAGCCAGACCCCGTTTCCAGTGGTCGCGACATTCGCGAAACG
The genomic region above belongs to Ammoniphilus sp. CFH 90114 and contains:
- a CDS encoding peroxidase family protein, which produces QKYGNKISWADLLVLAGNVAIESMGGKTFGFGAGRPDIWHPEEDIYWGAEKEWLGDHRYTGDRELENPLAAVQMGLIYVNPEGPNGKPDPVSSGRDIRETFTRMGMNDEETVALIAGGHTFGKAHGAGDAAHVGPEPE